In the genome of Bacillus thuringiensis, the window TCTTGATAAGATTGTTTTCCTTTTTTTCTCATCCTTCCACATAAAAAAAGAAAGCAATTGATTTGTTTCTTTATCTAGAGTAATTACAACGAATTCATCATGCTTCAACATTGGAAAATGTTTTTTATAAAACTCATCCATTGAATATGAATCCTTCTCTTCTATTTCTTTTTGTAATTCTTCTTTTAATACAAATTTTATCCGGACTTCATCCTCATCTACTTTTTCATCTATTTTGACAAACTTCCCCTTGTCCCAATCAAATAAATCAAACACATCTTTTTTTTGACTACTCTTTAGCGGTTTATCAACAAGTACTGTAGAAGGTAATTTATAGTGTTCTGGCCCATATAAATCTTTACCTGTACTGGCATCAATAAACGCATGACTAGGCTCTGGTTCATATACAAGATGGTACCCTGTTACTTCTCCACCGTTTTCATACTCACATGAAGAGTATGTTAAATCTACAAATACAAGTCTCATATTTTGTCTAGCTTTCAAATTTTCTAAAACGATATTCTCCCCAACAATTTCACTTGGCCATAACGGTTTTTTCTCTATGGCTTTTTGTCCATTGTAATGAAAATGCACAACATTACCTGAAGGGTGCACTCGCACAACACACCCTGTATTCGGCAAAGGATAGCTATTCACCGCTTGCATATAATTTACTTCTTTCCAACCGCGCCTGTCGTCCTTAACCGTTACATATGTATAGAATTCATATCCTTCTTTTGTATATTTTTTTAAGAATGTATTTGCAACCTCTCTTGCTTTATTCTCCTCTATCGCTCCCTTATCACTCGAAAAAGAATTTCCATCATCTATCCTAAATTCAATTAAATTACCAGTATGTCTATTTAATGTAATTTGTATCTGTTTCTCCTCATCATCTTTATGTCCCCACCATAATAGATGATACGGGTCATCAACCCCTTCTTGATCATCTACAACAAGCCTATATTCATCTGGAATTTCAATAATATGAGCTACGTGCTCTTTTCTTTCTTTATCTTTTTGATTCACCATGCTCTCTCCTTTGTTACAATTTAAGGTAATTATAACAAAGAAAACCAAAACTTATTAACAAAAAAAGACTAGAGATATCTCTAGTCTTCTACTTCGTCTCACGATGTAACGTTACTCGCTTTAATCGTGGACAATATTTTTTTAGTTCGATGCGTTCTGGATTGTTTCGTTTATTTTTTTTAGAAATATAATTACGATCACCGCACTCCGTACAAGCTAATGTAATATTTACACGCATAGGTAATTCTCCTTTCTTTCAAAGATCGCAAACTAAAACGTAATGATTACGATTTATATATTATAAAACTTCATTCTATTTGTCAATTGCAAAACAAGAAGATTCCATTTAGAATCCCCTTGTTTTTATAGTTAAATAAATTTTATTAAAACGATTCGTATGTAACAAACTCACTAATCGGCTTTCGATACCCTCGTGGGCGAGTTTGAGTCTTATCACTTTTTCCTATCGTAATCATTAAAACAGGTACTATATGCTCGGGCATATTTAATTCACTTTGTACTGCTTTTTCATCGAAACCAATCATTGGACATGTATCATAGCCATAATATTTAGCTGCGTACATAAAAGTCATCGCGCTTAACGAAGCATTTCTAATCGCTTCATCCTCCATGAAACGCTCTCCTTTTCCTTCATATAACCCTTTCGTTTGCCTAATTGTATCTTCATATTCGCATTCATCAATCATCTTTAAAACTTTCATACCGAAGTAAATATTTTCAACATTTTGGTATGCTTTTTTATCACCACAAACGAGCACTACCGCTGATGCACTCGATACTTTATATTGACCAAAAGCTAATTCTTTTAATCTTTCTTTTCGCTCTTGATCACGAATTACAACATAATGTGTGTGCTGCAAATTATAGCAAGATGGAGAAAGCTTAGTTAACTCAAATATTTTTTTAAAATCCTCATTAGGGATTTCTATACCTTGTATAAATTTCATTGCAGAACGTCTAGCAATTGCTAATTCTTCAAAGTTCACCATATATCCTCCTTAATAACTATAAATTTAAATATACATTAATTTATACAAATAGATAAATCAAATGAAAACACTTTAAATCCGAATAATAATTATGATTAACAGCAAAAAAGACAAAAAGCTGAAACAATTAGTTCATACGAAATTCACACGAATCTATTACTATAGAAACTGTACATAGTGAACTTATTAACAATCAAGTTTATTTATATAGAATCTTACTCGAAAGGAGTTGAAAGTATGAAAACTAAATATCGCTTTATGATCTCATCATTTGCTGCTTGTGCTTATATGATTTGGTATTTAGTATAATAACAACCTCACTTGTAAATAGGAAAAGGTGTGTATATAAATGGAATATAATCAATCAACAGTTAACTACTGGAAAGCTTTTGTATTACCATATACATTTGCTTTAGAAGAGTTAAAAACTAAATTTGAAATTATGAACCGGGAAGCTCAATTTCTAGAGGATTACAACCCGTTTGAACATATAAAAACAAGACTAAAACAACCTGAAAGTATTATTAAAAAACTAGAGCGCAAAAGCTTGTTACCAACAGTTGAAAACGCTCAAACACATTTACAAGATATTATTGGTATCCGTATTACATGTTGCTTCGTAGAAGATATCTATCATTTGAAAGAAGTCATTCAAAAACGCGAAGATATGGAAGTCATAGAAGTAAAAGATTATATCGCTAACCCAAAGGGAAACGGCTATAAAAGTTTACACATGATTATTAAATACCCTTTATCACTAAATTCTGGTACAAAAGATGTATTTGCAGAAATTCAGTTACGTACACTGGCGATGGACTTTTGGGCAAGTTTAGAGCACAAACTTTATTATAAATATGAAGGGAAAATACCGGAGTATTTAAAAGATGAACTACATGATGCAGCAATGAAAGCTGAAGATCTTGATAACAAAATGGCCACAATTCGTCAAGATATTGATGATATTGAGGCATGCTCAAATCAAATTATGCTACCACTATAAAAAAAGGTTCTCGCCAATGAGAACCTTTTTTTATACCATTTTTGGGAAGTACGACTCCCACACTTATTAAAGTTTCACGTTATTTTTTCTCTATCGTGCGAACCTCTTCAATCTTCCATTTCTCATCTTCTTTTCCAAGAGCATACTGTACTTTCTTTTGAAGAGTGACACTATCGTCTACTTCCTTTTCTTTCGTTTCAACAATAACATACCCTACTTTACTAGCTTTCATATCTATATGTTCCAATTCAATCTTCTTATTTCCCTTTTGAAATGCGGCTTCTTTTTGTGTTTTTAAGTCTTCAGCACTAGGCATCTTCTTTGAAAATAACTCCATATGTTCTGCAAGATTTTTTTCATTCGTCGTTCGCACAAATGTATTAATAACATCTTGAATAGATTGCTCTTCTGCTTTTGTTATTTGTGCCTTTTCCTCAGTTTTTTTAGTAGTAGATTTTTGTTCTACATTATTCTCTTCTTGTTGACATCCAACTAGTAATACTACAAATACTAGAAGGAATCTTAATTTCCTAAATAATTTTTTCATATTTCCAACTCCTAAAAAGAAAAGTGAGGCATTTGCCTCACTTTCACTCTTAATTAACGTCTTCCTTTATTCGGATCGCCGCCGCCAACAATATCAAAGACACGTTTCGCTATATTTGTATTCTCTTGAACGCCTGAGAATAAGTATTTACCTGGACCAAATGCATACACATTCACATCTTCCCCCGTATGTCCACCAGTTGTCCAGCCTGTAACCGAGCGCTTATTGAAAATATCTTCAATTGCATTATCAATCTTTGTTACATCTTTTGACGGAGCTATATCATTTACAGCTTGAATTTCTTCTGGAGTTAATTGTAAATCAATATACTTTTTCAATGTTTCTTCTACATTTGCACCTTTTGCAATCTCATTTGCCATAAAGTCTGGTGTGCGTTTTGCAGCTTTAATTGGATCTACTTTAAAGTTATACTCACCATTTGCACCTAAAGATAATCCACCTGTAGCGTGGTCTGCCGTTGCAACAACTAACGTATTTTTATCTTTTTTCGCAAACTCAATCGCTGCTTTGAAAGCTTTTTCGAAGTCTTCCATTTCACTCATTGCACCAACAATATCATTATCATGTCCAGCCCAGTCGATTTGACTTCCTTCCACCATTAAGAAGAAACCATTTTTATTTTTGTTCAAACGCTCAATTGCTGCATTAGTCATTTCTTCTAATGAAGGTGTTTTCTCATTACGGTCAATCATTTTATCTAATCCACCTGGTGCAAATAAACCAAGAATTTGATCATTTTTATCATTTAACAATTGATCTCGATCCGTTACATAGCTATAACCAGATTTCTTAAACTCTTCTGTAAGATTACGATCTTTTCTAACAAAGTTCTTTACGCCGCCGCCAAGCATAACATCTACTTTATGCTTCCCTTTAATTTTCTCATCAAAATAATCATTGGCAATTGCGTCCATATTTTTACGGCTAATGTCATGCGCACCGAAAGCAGCTGGTGTTGCATGTGTAATTTCAGAAGTTGCAACGAGTCCCGTTGATTTCCCTTTTTCTTTCGCTTGCTCAAGAACTGTTTTCACTTCCGCTTTATCATTATCAACTGCAATTGCAGCATTATATGTTTTAATCCCTGCTGACATAGCTGTTGCTGCCGATGCAGAGTCTGTAATATTTTCATGTTCATCTTCTGGATATGTTTTTTGTGTTCCTACAAGATGCTTATCAAATTCTGTAGATTCCATTTCAAAGGTTTTTGGATTATCTTTCATATAACGGTGAGCCGTCATATATGAAGGGCCCATACCATCCCCAATTAATACGATAACATTTTTAATCTTTGCATTGCTTCCGTTCTCATCTGCATTAACCTCACTAGAACGAGTAAAATTCCATGTTGCTACCGAAGTAACTGCTAATGATGCCACAACTGCAAATGGCCATGCTTTTTTCACAAACTTTTTCACTGTCTTGTCCCCCTAATTAGGTTATTCATTTCCCACTATCAAATTTAATGGAAGACTATTAAGAGAAAATTAGCTGTATGTAAATTTTTTGTTAACTTATGTAAATATCAGTTATAATTTGTATAACTTTGTCTTTTCGTATCAACCATCCCGCCCTTTACAATTTAAATATAAACAAGTTGGATTTCATTTAACGTAAATCTCTTTTTTTACATTTTGACTCTATTTTTATGAAATTAAATAGAAATGCGGTGAGCCTTTATGAAAATAGTAAAGCTAAATGAGTCTTTTATTTTTGAATTACTTAATCTTTGCAAATCTGTTGGATGGTTACACGATGAAATTTTTATGAAAAAACAATTCGAAATGTATCTTTCTATCGGCACACTTGTAGGTTATATTCATGAAAACAAACTCATTGCGACTGGAGGAGTATTTCCCTTTACGAGTAACTTCGCTTCCATTGGTATGTTAATCGTTCACCCTAATTTTCAAGGACGAGGAATAGGGCGCATGTTGCTAAATCATTGCTTGGAACAAATTCATCCAAAACAACCAATTGCACTTATTGCGACAAAAGCTGGCGAACCTCTATACATATCATGTGGATTTCAAACAGCAACAACGATTCATCGTTTTGAAAAGCAAACTATTAAGACGTACCCTTCTCACTTGCAACAAGTACGAGAAGAAGACCTTATATCTCTTACTTCTCTCGATCAAATTGCAACTGGTGTGAATCGTTCTCTACTTTACTCTTTGCTATTACCAAGGGCCATACACTCTTTTAAAATTGAAAGAAATAACCGTATAGAAGCTTTTTCATTATGCATACAAAAGGGCAATATATTATGTATCAATCCACTTATCGCCAAGCAAGAAGAAGATGCTATTCAATTATTAAAAAAGATATGTGAATGTTGGAATGGTATAGTACGAATTGATGTCCCACACTCACGATTTACATTTCGTAAATTTCTTCAAACAGAAAATTTCCAAGAAACGCTCCTTTCACCTCTTATGATAAAAAATGGTAGCCAACTTCCTGGAAATCGTAATATGCTATTTGCTATGATAGATACAGCGTTATGTTAGAAAGGAGACACCTAATTGAAGCGATTTAGCTATGTTATGGTAGGTTGTCTTACTCTTACACTATTAGTAGGATGTAGTGCAGCAGAAAAGCCAGTAGAACAAGTAAAGCAAGTTAAAAATACAATTACAGCGAAACTAGCTACCGAAGAAAAAATGGTAGAAATAGATGGTCAAACCATTTACTTTAAAAAGATTGGTAATGAAAAACCACCTTTACTTATGATTCATGGCTTTGGAGGGTCATCAGATGGTTTTCAAAAGATTTACTCCGATTTAGCAAAAGATCATACAATTATTTCTGTAGATGCTTTAGGATTCGGGCGCTCATCTAAGCCAATGGATTTTTATTATTCTTTTCCAACTCATGCAAATTTGTATTATAAATTAATGAAAAAACTAGGGTATGATTCATTCGCAATACTGGGGCATTCCATGGGGGGAGAAATTTCTCTAAATTTAACATATTTATATCCTGAAGCAGTTACTCACCTTATTTTAACTGATGCTACAGGTGGCCCTCATACATTTGTTAATAAACAAGGCTCACCAAAACCACAATTGCCGACTGATTTAAATGCCGTTTCTTCTATTACTGATTATGATGAGAGCAAAGTGAAATTCAAACGTAACGATGAAGAGCATTATAACAAAATGAAACTATGGCCTAGACGTCTTAAAATTAATGCGAATGAAATGAAACAGCCAACTTTAATTATATGGGGCAGAAATGATAGTAGCGTTTCTTGGAAAGAAGGAGAAACGTATCATCAATTCTTAAAAAATAGCACTTTGCATATTATTGAAAAAGGATATCATGCACCATTTCGCCAAGAACCACGAGAATTTGTCGGGTATGTACAAGACTTCTTTAAGAACAATCCGATCAAAGTTGAAAAATAACATAAACGGGTATCTCATTTTGAGATACCCGTTTTCATATATTAAGCAGCTTGCTTTTGGCGTTTTGGCGTTTTTGATCCTAATACTTTCGGGATAACGAAGCCATCCATTCCAAATTTCCCAGCGTTCATACCGGCAACAAGAACAAACATAGATAAGATAACCATCTCAGGGTTCACACCAATTGACCCACTAAACATATAGGAAAAGTTCATTACAAGACCAAAAAAGACCGCTGTTTTTGTTAAACAGCCTACAATTAAACCAATTCCGACTAAAATTTCTCCCCATGTTACAAGTGTATTAAACAAATCTACATTTGGAATTGCAAATTCTTGTAAGAATGATGCCCACCAAGATTGAACAGCCGGTTGTGCGCCTTTAGATTTTTCAATTGCGCCTTGCAAATAACCTGTTGCATCGAATCCTTTTCCTTGTAGTTTACCGATTCCAGCCATTAACCATGTGTAACCAAGATATACTCGAATTACTGCTAATACAAAAGAAACTGCTTTGTTTTCTCTTAAAAATTGAATAACCATATCTTCCTCCTAAAGTTGTAATTAAGTTAGTTACAGTTAATATAATAACATTAGTTACTTATTTTTCAAACGTTATTTATGAATAATTCATGACATGTGTATGAAACATTAAAAACTAACGTTTATATAGTAACTTTTATTACCTGTAAAAACTTGAACATATCATACCACAGGTGATAATCATTTTCATTGAAAAAAATGTAAAAAAATTGTGAGTTAAATGTGAAACACATTTATTCGAATATAGAATAAACGTGTTTCACACTAATTATAGAATCGAAATGTATGTGTCTCCTCATCAATTAAACTCGCTTCTTGAAACGCTTCTTCTAACGTTTTCCCATGGTTAATAACCCCATAAAATAAGCGTATAGTAAACATAAGTGCTGCATTTCCATCTACATAATCAATCGATCCAATATATGATTTCGCACCACTATGTAAAAAAGATTTTGCAAGATTTTGCTCCCCTAATGTGCACCCGCTATTTACAATATGTGTATTATGCAATTTTGCATATTTATAAATTTCTGCTGTACCAAAATACCCTCTCGGTTCATCTTGTTCATATACTTCTTCGCTTAACTCTTCCATGACAAACTTCCCTTCTTCACCATGAAAGCAAAAAATAATATAACTAATATCGTTAAATAAGTTCTTTCCAGAAAGAACTTCCACAAAATCTTTCGGTCTACCAATCCAATATGTCACAACTCTTGCACCAAAATACTCAAGAGATGCTCGTATTGATTGCGCCTCTAAATCCGAATTAAAACCAACTACTAATGCAATATTCAACAAACAACCTCCATCCTATAATCAGCCCTTATCAATCAGACTTTTATGGGATAAATCCATTTCATATATACCTGTTTCTTTCAAAAAATCTGATCTAGTTAAAACGACTTTCTGTAAATATTGCCTATATGCTGTAATTGTTCCATCGTGAGATACAATGCAAATTCTTTCCGCACCCAGTTCATAACACCAAAGAAGAAATTCATCTACTATTTGCTGAAAACTATTCTCTGAAATAGTGTTTATACCTTCCTTCCATAACTGATTATTTGAGCTTTTCTCTATCGAAAAATGCGGAAATAACTTTGTTATCATTCCCTGCTCTACTATATAATCGCACGGTAATGTTCTCGCTTCTTCTCGATAAGGAAAAATACGCGGAGATACATATGGATGGACGATTTTTTGACAAGCTACTTTCGCACTCCATATTGTCGCCGTTTGTAAAGTTCTAAGTGTAGGACTAACAATTAATATGTCCG includes:
- a CDS encoding nitroreductase family protein is translated as MVNFEELAIARRSAMKFIQGIEIPNEDFKKIFELTKLSPSCYNLQHTHYVVIRDQERKERLKELAFGQYKVSSASAVVLVCGDKKAYQNVENIYFGMKVLKMIDECEYEDTIRQTKGLYEGKGERFMEDEAIRNASLSAMTFMYAAKYYGYDTCPMIGFDEKAVQSELNMPEHIVPVLMITIGKSDKTQTRPRGYRKPISEFVTYESF
- a CDS encoding GTP pyrophosphokinase family protein; the protein is MEYNQSTVNYWKAFVLPYTFALEELKTKFEIMNREAQFLEDYNPFEHIKTRLKQPESIIKKLERKSLLPTVENAQTHLQDIIGIRITCCFVEDIYHLKEVIQKREDMEVIEVKDYIANPKGNGYKSLHMIIKYPLSLNSGTKDVFAEIQLRTLAMDFWASLEHKLYYKYEGKIPEYLKDELHDAAMKAEDLDNKMATIRQDIDDIEACSNQIMLPL
- a CDS encoding histidine phosphatase family protein, which encodes MKIVFVRHGEGEHTRDLPSSLQVLHPPLTDEGRNQANLIQCDVPLQETDILIVSPTLRTLQTATIWSAKVACQKIVHPYVSPRIFPYREEARTLPCDYIVEQGMITKLFPHFSIEKSSNNQLWKEGINTISENSFQQIVDEFLLWCYELGAERICIVSHDGTITAYRQYLQKVVLTRSDFLKETGIYEMDLSHKSLIDKG
- a CDS encoding DoxX family protein, translated to MVIQFLRENKAVSFVLAVIRVYLGYTWLMAGIGKLQGKGFDATGYLQGAIEKSKGAQPAVQSWWASFLQEFAIPNVDLFNTLVTWGEILVGIGLIVGCLTKTAVFFGLVMNFSYMFSGSIGVNPEMVILSMFVLVAGMNAGKFGMDGFVIPKVLGSKTPKRQKQAA
- the rpmG gene encoding 50S ribosomal protein L33, with the protein product MRVNITLACTECGDRNYISKKNKRNNPERIELKKYCPRLKRVTLHRETK
- a CDS encoding alkaline phosphatase, with the protein product MKKFVKKAWPFAVVASLAVTSVATWNFTRSSEVNADENGSNAKIKNVIVLIGDGMGPSYMTAHRYMKDNPKTFEMESTEFDKHLVGTQKTYPEDEHENITDSASAATAMSAGIKTYNAAIAVDNDKAEVKTVLEQAKEKGKSTGLVATSEITHATPAAFGAHDISRKNMDAIANDYFDEKIKGKHKVDVMLGGGVKNFVRKDRNLTEEFKKSGYSYVTDRDQLLNDKNDQILGLFAPGGLDKMIDRNEKTPSLEEMTNAAIERLNKNKNGFFLMVEGSQIDWAGHDNDIVGAMSEMEDFEKAFKAAIEFAKKDKNTLVVATADHATGGLSLGANGEYNFKVDPIKAAKRTPDFMANEIAKGANVEETLKKYIDLQLTPEEIQAVNDIAPSKDVTKIDNAIEDIFNKRSVTGWTTGGHTGEDVNVYAFGPGKYLFSGVQENTNIAKRVFDIVGGGDPNKGRR
- a CDS encoding GNAT family N-acetyltransferase; its protein translation is MKIVKLNESFIFELLNLCKSVGWLHDEIFMKKQFEMYLSIGTLVGYIHENKLIATGGVFPFTSNFASIGMLIVHPNFQGRGIGRMLLNHCLEQIHPKQPIALIATKAGEPLYISCGFQTATTIHRFEKQTIKTYPSHLQQVREEDLISLTSLDQIATGVNRSLLYSLLLPRAIHSFKIERNNRIEAFSLCIQKGNILCINPLIAKQEEDAIQLLKKICECWNGIVRIDVPHSRFTFRKFLQTENFQETLLSPLMIKNGSQLPGNRNMLFAMIDTALC
- a CDS encoding alpha/beta fold hydrolase encodes the protein MKRFSYVMVGCLTLTLLVGCSAAEKPVEQVKQVKNTITAKLATEEKMVEIDGQTIYFKKIGNEKPPLLMIHGFGGSSDGFQKIYSDLAKDHTIISVDALGFGRSSKPMDFYYSFPTHANLYYKLMKKLGYDSFAILGHSMGGEISLNLTYLYPEAVTHLILTDATGGPHTFVNKQGSPKPQLPTDLNAVSSITDYDESKVKFKRNDEEHYNKMKLWPRRLKINANEMKQPTLIIWGRNDSSVSWKEGETYHQFLKNSTLHIIEKGYHAPFRQEPREFVGYVQDFFKNNPIKVEK
- a CDS encoding delta-aminolevulinic acid dehydratase — its product is MLNIALVVGFNSDLEAQSIRASLEYFGARVVTYWIGRPKDFVEVLSGKNLFNDISYIIFCFHGEEGKFVMEELSEEVYEQDEPRGYFGTAEIYKYAKLHNTHIVNSGCTLGEQNLAKSFLHSGAKSYIGSIDYVDGNAALMFTIRLFYGVINHGKTLEEAFQEASLIDEETHTFRFYN